A stretch of the Malus domestica chromosome 08, GDT2T_hap1 genome encodes the following:
- the LOC103428513 gene encoding uncharacterized protein, with product MERDYPANAKDNTIRLPKFLEYSSCMVHLVVFGSLQGWFFLDGVVGCCFRRRYILYVRLFAIGLSAGYIGSLTTFSCWKQKMLELSAEGHWVFALLGFLIAMPSMMFHFIESSWFQL from the exons ATGGAGAGGGATTATCCTGCAAATGCTAAG GACAATACGATAAGGTTGCCAAAATTCTTGGAGTACAGTTCATGCATGGTTCATTTAGTTGTGTTTGGCAGTCTCCAGG GTTGGTTCTTTCTTGATGGGGTGGTTGGGTGTTGTTTTCGAAGGAGATATATCCTATACGTCCGATTATTTGCCATTGGATTGTCAGCCGGTTACATAGGAAGCCTTACAACTTTCAGCTGTTGGAAGCAGAAAATGCTTGAACTCAGTGCTGAAGGCCATTGGGTGTTCGCTCTGCTCGGTTTTCTAATAG CTATGCCAAGCATGATGTTTCATTTCATTGAATCTAGCTGGTTTCAGCTTTGA